Within Deinococcus actinosclerus, the genomic segment CTCGACCGGGGCCGTGAAGGGCTTCGCGGTGACGCTGATCATCGGGGTCATCGCCTCGACCTTCTCGAACCTGGTGTTCGCGAAGTGGTTCATCCAGTGGCTCTCGCAGCGCAAGCCCAACATGAGCGCGCCGCAGTGGATCAAGGAGACGCACATCGACTTCATCAAGCCCGCGCCGATCATCACGACGCTCAGCGTGCTGCTGGCGATCGCGGGTGGCGTGACGGTGCTCACCAAGGGGCTGAACTACGGCGTGGACTTCTCCTCGGGGACGACCATCACCGCGAAGACGAGTGCGGCCACCACCACCGAGCAGGTGCGTGAGGCCGTGACGGGCGCCGGGGTCGAGAAGGCGAACGGGCAGAGCACCGTGATCCTGCGCAACGTGGTGACCGGGCAGGAGGGCGCCTCGTACACCATCAAGGTGCCGGAACTGACGCCCGAGGAGCGGGTGGCCGTGCAGGCCGCCGTGCAGAAGCTGCCGCAGGGCAGCGTGCAGGCCACCGAGACGGTCGGGCCGGCCGTGGGGCAGGAACTGACGCAGAAGACCATCTACGCGGTGCTGCTGGGCCTGGGGCTGATCCTGGTGTACGTGGGCTTCCGCTTCGACTTCATCATGGGGGCCGGTTCGATCCTGGCCGCCGTGCACGACGTGCTGATCGCCATGGGGCTGTTCGCGCTGCTGAACCTGGAGTTCACGGTGGCGACCGTGGCGGCGCTGCTGACCCTGATCGGCTACTCGCTGAACGACTCGATCATCGTGTCCGACCGGATCCGCGAGAACCTCAAGGAGATGCGCGGCAGGTCGTACCGCGAGATCGTGAACATGGCGATCAACCAGACGCTGTCGCGCACGATCATGACCTCGGTCAGCACCATGCTGCCGCTGCTGAGCCTGCTGATCTTCGGCGGGCCGGTGCTGCGCGACTTCAGCCTCGTGCTGCTGGTGGGCATCCTGATCGGGACGTACTCGAGCATCTACATCGTGGCGCCGCTGGTGGTGTACTTCGAGGAGTGGCGCGACCGCCGCAAGGCCGGGGGACAGGCCGCCAAGGCGTAATCCGGTCCTGTGGCGGTGGCGGCGTGGAGCGATCCCGCCGCCACCTTTCATTTGATACTTTCAATGCATCCAGACGTATCACTCGACAGGCAATGGCGGGACGGGGTATGCTGCCCGGCGATGAGCATGCACGACCAGAAGACCGTCGCCATTGTGGGCGGCAGCGGCTACGCCGGCGGGGAATTCCTGCGCCTCGCCCTGAACCACCCCCACCTGAACGTCACGCAGGTCACCAGCGAACGCAACGCGGGCACCCCCGTCAGCATGGTGCACCCCAACCTGCGCGGCCGCACCAACCTGAAATTCCGCAAAGCAGCGGAGCTGGACGAGGCCGACATCATCGTCCTGGCCCTCCCGCACGGCAGCGCCGCGAAGAAGATCGCCGAGTACGAGGCCAGGGGCAAGGTCATCGTGGACCTCTCGGCGGACTTCCGCCTGAAAGACCCCGAGGTCTACCGCGCCACCTACGGCGAGGACCACCCCACCCCCGAGAAACTGGGCGAATGGGTGTACGGCAACCCGGAACTGCACCGCGAGGACCTGCGCGGCGCGACCCGCATCGCCTGCGCCGGGTGCTTCGCCACCAGCGTGATCCTGGCCCTGTACCCCCTGCTGAAACTGGGCGTGCTGCTCCCCAAGGACATCATCGCGACCGGTCTGGTCGGCAGCAGCGCGGCCGGAGCCAGCGCCAGTGACAGCAGCCACCACCCCGAGCGGGCCGGGAGCCTGCGGGTGTACAAGCCCGTCGGGCACCGCCACACCGCCGAGGCGCAGCAGGAACTCCCCGGGCACTTCCCGCTGCACCTGACCGCGATCAGCACCCCGCGCGTGCGCGGCATCCTGACCACCGCGCAGGCCTGGATTCCCGACGGCTACAGTGACCGCGACGTCTGGAGCGCCTACCGCGAGGTGTACGGCGCCGAGCCCTTCATCCGGATCGTGAAGGTCGCCAAGGGCATCCACCGCTACCCGGACCCCATGCTGCTTGACGGCACGAACTACTGCGACATCGGCTTCGAGATGGATCAGGACACCGGGCGCGTGGTCCTGATGTCCGCCATCGACAACCTGGTCAAGGGCACCGCCGGGCACGCCATCCAGAGCCTGAACATCGCCCTGGACTGGCCCGAGACGACCGGCCTGGAGTTCGCGGGGCTGCACCCCGCCTGACCGGCCCAGGGCGGCGGCCACGCCCGAGGGGATGGCCGCCGCCCTGCGGCGCAGACTTCAGCCGATCGGAATGGCGTTGAAGCCGTACGTGCCGGGCCCGACGTGCGCGCCGATCACGGGGCCCATGAGCTGCACGCGGCCCCGCTGCACGTTCAGGCCGCTGCCCACCATCGCGGTGCGCAGGGCGCTGATACGCGCCGTGTCCCGCCCGGCGTGCATGATCGTGACGCTCAGCGGGGTGTTCCCGAAGCGCTCCTTGAGGCTGCCGAGCATGTCGCCTGCCGCCTGATCCACCTTGGCGCGGCGGGTGGCTTTCAGCTCGCCCCGCTCGAAGGTCAGGATCGGGCGCACGCCCAGCATGCCGCCCAGGAAGGCCTGCGCGCGGCTGACGCGGCCGCTGCGGCGCAGGTAGTCCAGCGTGGCGACCGACAGTTCGGCGTACATGCTGTTGCGGGCCTCCAGCACGGCGCGCGTGACCTGATGCAGTTCCCGGCCCGCCGTGACCTGATCGCGGGCCACGATCGCCAGTTCCGCCAGCGGCCCGGAGGCCACCTCGGTGTCGATCACCTGAATGCGCCCCGCCTCGCCCAGCTGGGTGGCCGCCTGCTGGGCATGGCGCACGGTCTCGGAGAGCTTCCCGGAGATGTGCAGGCTGATCACGGCGTCGTGCGAGGCGAGCAGCTCCCGGTAGCGTTCCGTGAAGGCGGCGACCGACACCGGGGTGGTGCTGGCGCTTCCACCGGCCCGCATGTGGTCGTAGACGGCGTCCGGATCAATTTCCTGCCAGTCGAGCAGGGTGCGCTGCTGCAGGCTGACCTGCAGCGGAATGATGTTGATTCCCAGCTGCTTTGCACTGTCAGGGTGCAGATCACAGGTGGAATCGGTCAGAACAGCAATCATTCCCTCTATCTATTCTTTCAGCATCAAACTGTCTGTGAGGTTCCGCGCTTCATGGGGTCACACCCGTCAATTGAACCGTCGAACCGCCCCTCATAAAGAATTCTGTGACAGTTCCCATGCACACGCCCCCCTCAGTCAGGGGTCAGGGCGTCGCGGATGGTGGCGAGCACCCGCGCGCCGTAGGTCTCGATGCGTTTCGGCCCGAAGCCCGGGATGCCGTGCAGATCCGCCTCGCTGCGCGGCTGGCGCTGCGCGAGGGCGTCCAGGGCCGCGTTCGGGAAGATCAGAAAAGCACTCAGGCCGGTCTCCTGCGTCAGGGTGCGCCTCACCTCGCGTAGCGCCGCCTCCACCCGCCCGGTCTGCGCCGGGTCGGGCTGCGGCTGGCCCAGCAGGGCCGGGGCCGGGTCGGCAGGTTCCTGCGGGCAGGCGCGCAGGGCACCCAGCACGGCGGCATTGTCACGCGCCCCGCGTTCCTGGGGCGTGACCGTCCGGGCAGGCGCGGCGGGCCGCCCGTCCAGGCTGTCACGCACGATCTGCACCACCTCGTCCCCGAAATCCGCGAGTTTACGCTGCCCGACCCCGCTGACGGTGCCCAGGCTGGCGTGACTGGTCGGTTTGAGTTCCGTGACGCCCTTGAGGGTCGCGTCGGTGAAGATCACGTACGGCGGCACGCCCAGGCTGCGGGCGCGGTCGAGGCGCCACGCGCGCAGCGCCTCGAACAGCGGCTGATCCTCGGTGGCCACCGGGGCGCGGCCCACGCGGGGCTGCTTCTCGGCCCGGCGGGAGGCGCGCGGCATCAGGGTGTCGGCGCGCAGGGTCAGGGTGGTCTCGCCCTTCAGAAGGGAGCGGGCCTTGCCGGTGGCGCTCAGGCCATGGTGTTCCCCGGCGGCCAGGAAACCCAGGCTGACGAGCTGGCGCAGCACGCCCCGCCACGTTTTCTCGTCGTGCGCCGCGCCCACCCCGAAGGTGGGCAGGGTGTGGTGGTTCATGCTGACGACCTTCTCGGTGGCGCGGCCCAGCAGCACGTCCGTCAGGTGCGCCGCGCCGAAGCGGTTGCCGGTACGGATCGCGGCGGACAGCGCCATCTGCGCCTCGCGGGTCATGTCGCGCACCTGCGGGGGGTTCAGGCAGGTGTCGCAGTTCCCGCAGGGGCCGTGATACTCCTCGCCGAAGTACGCCAGCAGCACCTCGCGGCGGCAGGCGGCGGTCTCGCAGAAGGTCAGCAGGGCGTCGAGCTTCCCGGCCTCCACCCGCTTGACCTCCTCGGGCGCGTCGCTGGAGGCCAGCATGCGGCGCACGTTCACCACGTCCGCGAGGCCGTAGACCATCCAGGCGGTGCTGGGCAGCCCGTCGCGTCCGGCGCGGCCCGTCTCCTGGTAGTAGCCTTCCATGCTCTTGGGCAGGTCCAGGTGGGCCACGAACCGCACATTAGGCTTGTCGATGCCCATGCCGAAGGCGACGGTGGCGACCACGACCAGCCCCTCCTCGTTCAGGAAGCGGTCCTGCGCGTGGGTGCGTTCGCGCGGCGGCAGCCCCGCGTGGTACGCGACGGCGTCCAAGCCCTGCGCCTGAAGCCAGCGGGCCGTCTCCTCGACGGACTTGCGCGACAGGCAGTACACGATCCCCGCGTCCCCGGCGTGCTCGGCGCGGATGAAGTCCAGCAGCTGGGTCTTGGGGCTGTCCTTCTGCCCCACCCGGTATTGGATGTTCGGCCGGTCGAAGGACGACACGAACTGCGGCGCGCCGCCCAGGTCCAGCACGCGCAGGATGTCGGCGCGGGTGCGGTCGTCGGCGGTGGCGGTCAGGGCCATGCGCGGAACCTCGGGGAAGCGTTCGGGCAGAACGGTCAGGCCCTGGTACTCGGGGCGGAAGTCGTGCCCCCACTGCGAGACGCAGTGCGCCTCATCCACCGCGAACAGGGCGACCGGGGCGCGGTCCAGCAGGTCCAGCGTACGGGGCAGCAGCAGGCGCTCCGGGGCGACGTACAGCAGGTCCAGCTCCCCGGCCAGCAGGGCGGCCTCGACCTCGCGCACGCCGTCCAGGGACAGGGTGGAGTTCAGGTACGCGGCGCGCACGCCCAGGCCGCGCAGGGTATCCACCTGATCCTTCATGAGGGCGATCAGCGGCGAGACCACGATCCCCACGCCGGGGCGCAGCAGGCTGGGGACCTGATAGCACAGGCTCTTGCCGCCGCCGGTGGGCATCAGGACCATGGCGTTGCCGCCCTGCGCGACCGTCTGCACGATCTGCGCCTGCACGCCCCGGAACGCGCCGTACCCCCAGACGCGCTTGAGGAGGTCGAGGGCGGGGGTCAGGACGGCGGGATCGGGGGCAGCGTGGTCACGGGCGGGCACAGACATCGCCCCCCAGCATAGCGCGTTACGTGCTGGGCGTAACGAGGGAAGTGGTCACTTCACCTTGTCGGCCGCCGGGACCATCACCGGGACGCGCAGGTCCTGCTCGGCCTTCGCGAACCGCTCTCGCAGGAACCGCCCGTGTGTCACCAGCGCCTGCCCACCCGATTTCAGCGAACCCGCGATGATGTCCTGCACGCCATCGAGCAGGAGTTCCAGCTGCTCGGTCAGCAGCGCCGCGCCGGTCTTGCCACCCTCGATCACGCCGGTATCCGCCAGGGACCGCGGCAGCTTCAGGTACGCCTGCACCGCCTCAGGGGCGTACTCCTCACGGATCGCGCGGGCCACGAAGAACCCCTCAGTGCCCTCCAGCCCCTGATCCCGCAGCAGGGTCAGCGCCTCCTGCGTCCGCAGGTTCAGCGCCACAAGCTGCGCGCGCGCCTGGGCCGGCAGCCGCGCGTCCGCGAGGTACGCGGCCAGCGGCCCCTCCCCCACCGCCGGGGTCGCCGGCGCGGGCGCGGGCGTGCCACCGGCCTGGGCGGACAGTTCCGCCGGGCGCTCCTCACGCGCCGCCTGCGCCCGCCGCCCACGCGCCGGGCCGCCCGACGCCAGCCAGCCCAGCGCCATGAAGAACAGCGGGAAGATCAGCCACGACGCCCCCAGCCCGATCATCAGGACCGCTCCCCCCAGCGCGGCCAGCAGGCCCCCACGCGCCGAGCCCCAACGGCCAAAGGCCCGCGACCCGAAGTACCCGATGAGCATGCCCGCCACCGGATGCGGCAGCCACCCGGCGCCCAGCACGGTCAGGAGCACCACGGGGATCAGCGCGCGCAGCACCACCGGCGCCTCACGGCCTTTCGGGCCGAACACCGACTGCGCGAAGAACGCGATGGCGAACGCCGCCGCGACATGCACCATCCAGGCCAGCGGCCCCAGGTCGATCATGCCCCCAGCGTACACCCGCGCCCAGGCCGCTGCGCCCGCCAGAACGCCTACGCGCCCAGCGGCAGTTGCAGGAACACCAGGTCCAGCCAGCGGCCGAACTTGTGCCCCACCTCCCGGAAATGCGCGACCCGTTCGAACCCCAGCCGCTCATGAAAGGCGAGGCTCCCGGCATTCCCGGCGTCCACCCCGCCGACCAGCGAGTGCAGGCCGCGCGCGCGGGCCTCCGCGATCAGGGGGAGCATCAGGGCGCGCCCCACGCCCCGCCCCCGCAGGCCGTCCCGGACGTACACGCTGTGCTCGGCCGTGAAGCGGTAGCCGGGTTTGGCGCGGAACGGCCCGAAGGTCGCCCAGCCCACCACCTCCTCCCCGGTGACGGCCACCCAGACCGGCCAGCCGCGCGCGGCCTTCTCGTCGAACCAGTCCTGCCGGGAGGCCAGTGTGACGGGCTCCAGGTCGTACGAGGCCGTCGTGTGAAGGACCGCGTGGTTGTAAATGTCGGTGATGGCCGGCAGGTCTGCGCGGGTGGCGGCCCGGACGATGACGGGGACAGGGGTCATGCGCGCACGCTAGGCGAGGCCCACCCCTGGCGCAAGGGCAACGCGCCGCCCCTATCAGAGGCGGCGCGCCAATTCAGGGCGGGTCAACGACTCTTGAGTTCCGTCCAGATGCGGTCGTACAGCCGCTGCGGGCGCCCCGCTGGCAGTTCGCCGATGAAGTCCAGGCGGCCGTCGGTGAGCCACGCGGCGGGCGGGTTCAGCGCGGGGATGTCCTTCAGGAAGTCGTCCAGGTACGGGCGGGCGGCGGCGTTCGGCGTGGCGTAGTAGGTGTAGTTGCTCAGCTGCGCGCCGTTCTCCGCGTCCAGGATGAAATCGATGAAGCGGTGGGCCAGTTCGGGGTTGGGGCTGCGTTTCAGGACGACCAGGGTGTCCATGCTGATGGTCGTGCCCTGCCGGGGCAGCAGCACCTGCACGTTCTCGTCCTCCTCGGTGGCGATCAGCAGATCACCCACGTAGATCTGCCCCAGGTCCACGGTCTTCGCCAGCAGTTTGTTGCGGGTGCCGGGGCCGCCGTCGAAACCCTGGAAGCCCTTCTTCGCCACCACGCGGCGCAGCAGGTCGCGCGCGGCGCGCAGCTGCTCGACACGGGTGGTGTTCGCGCTGAACCCCAGGTACTTCAGGGCCGCGCCGATCACCTCGCGCGGATCGTCAAGCAGCACGAACGAGTGGCGGTCGTCCGGGCCGAAGATCTCCGCCCAGGTGTCCTGCGGGACGTAGCGCTGCCGGTTATAGGCCAGTCCGGTCGCGGCGTACTGGTACGGCACGGAATAGACGTTGCCCGGGTCGTAGTCGGCGTTCAGGAAACCGGGGGCGATGTTCTTCAGGTTCGGCAATTCAGACTTGTTCAGAGGCTGGAGCAGTCCGGCGCGCACCATGGTCTGCACGACGTAGTTGCTGGGCACCGCGAGGTCGTACTGCGCCCCGCCGCCCTGCAGCTTGGCGAGCATGGCCTCGTTGCTCTCGAAGGTGTCGAGCACGACCCGCACGCCGTTCGCCTTCTCGAAGGCCTTCACCAGATCGGGGTCGATGTACTCCGACCAGATGAACACCCGCAGCGTCTTCCCGTCGCCGCGCGGGACGGGGGTCGCCTGACCCTCCTGTCCTGCCTGATTCGCCGGGCCCGGCTGGGCCTGCGCGGGTTTCTGCACGCGGTAACAGCCGGTCAGGAGGAGCAGCCCCGCACCGGCCAGCAGCGCGGCCCGCTTCACGCGCCTCTCCGGGGGCGCAGCAGCGCGTTCGCCGCGACGATCGCCACGACCGTCACGAGCACCAGCAGCGCGCTCAGGGCGTTGATGTCGGGCGTCACGCCGCGCTTCACGTTCGTGTAGATCAGCACGGGCAGCGTGCTGAAGCCCGACCCGCTCGTGAAGTACGTGACCACGAAATCATCCAGGGACAGCGTGAACGCCAGCAGCGCCCCCGCCAGCACGCCCGGCATCGCCAGCGGCAGCACCACCCGCCGGAACGACTCCCAGCCGCTGGCGCCCAGGTCGCGGGCGGCCTCCTCCAGCTCCGGGCCGTACCCGGCCAGCCGCGAGCGGACCGTCAGGGCCACGTAACTGATCTGGAAGGTCACGTGCGCCAGCAGCACCGTCCAGAAGCCGTTGTCGAAGGTCCACCCGGCGCGTTCCAGGCCCTGCCGGACGAACGAGTAGAACATCAGCAGGCTGACGCCCATCACCACGTCCGGCACCACGATGGGCAGGACGAGCAGCCCCGTCAGCGCCGTGCGGAAGCGCAGCGTGTACCGCCACAGGCCCAGGCCCACCAGCGTCCCCAGCACGGTGCTGACCAGCGTGCTGAGCAGGGCGATCTCCAGCGTGTGCGCCAGCGCCTCGCGCACGTCCGCGCGGGCGAACAGCACCCCGTACCACTTCGTCGTGAAGCCCGCCCAGGTCGCCCCGAAGCGCGAATCGTTGAAAGAGAACACCACCAGCACAATGATCGGCAGGTACAGGAACGCGTACACCAGCCACGCCCACGCACTCAGCGCCGGATGCGTCCGCCGGATCATACGAGTTCCTCCAGGCCCTTCTGCCCGGCCACGCGGGCGTACGCCCACAGGCCCAGCAACACGGCGCCCATCAGGAGGAAGCTCAGGGCGCTGCCGTACGGCCAGTCGCCCGCCTGCCCGAACTGGTTCTGGATGAGGTTCCCCACCAGGGCCGTCTTCGCGCCGCCCAGGATGTCACTGACGACGAAGGTGCCCAGCGCGGGAATGAACGTCAGGAGGATGCCCGCCACCAGCCCCGGCAGGGTCTGCGGGAACACGGCGCTCAGGAACGCCCGCACCGGGGGTGCACCCAGGTCCTCGGCGGCTTCCAGCAGTCGCCAGTCGATCTTCTCGACGCTGGCGTACACCGGCAGCACGAAGAACGGCACGAACGCGTACACCATGCCCAGCAGCGTGGCCG encodes:
- a CDS encoding ABC transporter permease, translated to MIRRTHPALSAWAWLVYAFLYLPIIVLVVFSFNDSRFGATWAGFTTKWYGVLFARADVREALAHTLEIALLSTLVSTVLGTLVGLGLWRYTLRFRTALTGLLVLPIVVPDVVMGVSLLMFYSFVRQGLERAGWTFDNGFWTVLLAHVTFQISYVALTVRSRLAGYGPELEEAARDLGASGWESFRRVVLPLAMPGVLAGALLAFTLSLDDFVVTYFTSGSGFSTLPVLIYTNVKRGVTPDINALSALLVLVTVVAIVAANALLRPRRGA
- the argC gene encoding N-acetyl-gamma-glutamyl-phosphate reductase; translation: MHDQKTVAIVGGSGYAGGEFLRLALNHPHLNVTQVTSERNAGTPVSMVHPNLRGRTNLKFRKAAELDEADIIVLALPHGSAAKKIAEYEARGKVIVDLSADFRLKDPEVYRATYGEDHPTPEKLGEWVYGNPELHREDLRGATRIACAGCFATSVILALYPLLKLGVLLPKDIIATGLVGSSAAGASASDSSHHPERAGSLRVYKPVGHRHTAEAQQELPGHFPLHLTAISTPRVRGILTTAQAWIPDGYSDRDVWSAYREVYGAEPFIRIVKVAKGIHRYPDPMLLDGTNYCDIGFEMDQDTGRVVLMSAIDNLVKGTAGHAIQSLNIALDWPETTGLEFAGLHPA
- a CDS encoding DegV family protein, with product MIAVLTDSTCDLHPDSAKQLGINIIPLQVSLQQRTLLDWQEIDPDAVYDHMRAGGSASTTPVSVAAFTERYRELLASHDAVISLHISGKLSETVRHAQQAATQLGEAGRIQVIDTEVASGPLAELAIVARDQVTAGRELHQVTRAVLEARNSMYAELSVATLDYLRRSGRVSRAQAFLGGMLGVRPILTFERGELKATRRAKVDQAAGDMLGSLKERFGNTPLSVTIMHAGRDTARISALRTAMVGSGLNVQRGRVQLMGPVIGAHVGPGTYGFNAIPIG
- a CDS encoding polyamine ABC transporter substrate-binding protein → MKRAALLAGAGLLLLTGCYRVQKPAQAQPGPANQAGQEGQATPVPRGDGKTLRVFIWSEYIDPDLVKAFEKANGVRVVLDTFESNEAMLAKLQGGGAQYDLAVPSNYVVQTMVRAGLLQPLNKSELPNLKNIAPGFLNADYDPGNVYSVPYQYAATGLAYNRQRYVPQDTWAEIFGPDDRHSFVLLDDPREVIGAALKYLGFSANTTRVEQLRAARDLLRRVVAKKGFQGFDGGPGTRNKLLAKTVDLGQIYVGDLLIATEEDENVQVLLPRQGTTISMDTLVVLKRSPNPELAHRFIDFILDAENGAQLSNYTYYATPNAAARPYLDDFLKDIPALNPPAAWLTDGRLDFIGELPAGRPQRLYDRIWTELKSR
- a CDS encoding GNAT family N-acetyltransferase, with protein sequence MTPVPVIVRAATRADLPAITDIYNHAVLHTTASYDLEPVTLASRQDWFDEKAARGWPVWVAVTGEEVVGWATFGPFRAKPGYRFTAEHSVYVRDGLRGRGVGRALMLPLIAEARARGLHSLVGGVDAGNAGSLAFHERLGFERVAHFREVGHKFGRWLDLVFLQLPLGA
- the recQ gene encoding DNA helicase RecQ, with the translated sequence MSVPARDHAAPDPAVLTPALDLLKRVWGYGAFRGVQAQIVQTVAQGGNAMVLMPTGGGKSLCYQVPSLLRPGVGIVVSPLIALMKDQVDTLRGLGVRAAYLNSTLSLDGVREVEAALLAGELDLLYVAPERLLLPRTLDLLDRAPVALFAVDEAHCVSQWGHDFRPEYQGLTVLPERFPEVPRMALTATADDRTRADILRVLDLGGAPQFVSSFDRPNIQYRVGQKDSPKTQLLDFIRAEHAGDAGIVYCLSRKSVEETARWLQAQGLDAVAYHAGLPPRERTHAQDRFLNEEGLVVVATVAFGMGIDKPNVRFVAHLDLPKSMEGYYQETGRAGRDGLPSTAWMVYGLADVVNVRRMLASSDAPEEVKRVEAGKLDALLTFCETAACRREVLLAYFGEEYHGPCGNCDTCLNPPQVRDMTREAQMALSAAIRTGNRFGAAHLTDVLLGRATEKVVSMNHHTLPTFGVGAAHDEKTWRGVLRQLVSLGFLAAGEHHGLSATGKARSLLKGETTLTLRADTLMPRASRRAEKQPRVGRAPVATEDQPLFEALRAWRLDRARSLGVPPYVIFTDATLKGVTELKPTSHASLGTVSGVGQRKLADFGDEVVQIVRDSLDGRPAAPARTVTPQERGARDNAAVLGALRACPQEPADPAPALLGQPQPDPAQTGRVEAALREVRRTLTQETGLSAFLIFPNAALDALAQRQPRSEADLHGIPGFGPKRIETYGARVLATIRDALTPD